GACTCAATTATTAATACTgtcaaaatataattttaactaATATATACTATTGCAATATTTGTTAAAATGTTATAATACTTTTATCTATTTATTATCGATGATATATGTCatgataaattaatttaatatttattaataattaataatttaaaatgtaGTTCGATTTGGTTTCGGTGGCTGTCTTAGGGATGATCCGGGAAGTTGGCATGCTGGTTTTATGGGCTATCGCGGGCAAGTATCGGCGCTGCATATGGAGCTGCTGGCCATTTCATGGTTTGGAGTTCGCATGGAACCTGGGGCACCGTCGAGTGGTGTGTTTTTTCGACTCAATGCTGGCTATTTCTCTGGTGCGTGCTCCCCCTACGCAGCACCATTTGTTTGCTGACCTCATTTGCAATATTTGTGGGTTGTTGATGCACGTTTGGGTGGTTCGGGTGGAGCATATCCTTCGTGAAGGGAACTCTTGTGCTGATTTTTTTGCTAAGGCGGGTGCGTCCCAAGACTTACAACTCCTCCATGTCCAGGATCCCCTCCCTGGCATGGAGGCTTTGCTCCTGGCCGACTCCTTGGGTACCATGGTAGTTAGGCAGTAGAGggtttttttctgttttgttttgctATGGTTCTCTTTGTattaagcataaaaaaaaataatagattGCACGTGCATTGCCCgggtttatttatattttattttctatatagTTCATaagaataaatttttaaatcatttgaaaaatgaatgaatgtaataatattatatatcattaatattaaaaaaaattataaattaaaatttatcttACTgactttttttatgaaattgtcATTGATAATTAACTTTTTTTACGCTATTGATAATCAACGTTTTTTGACAGTATCGACAACCAATAATGTTTCATgtcttaatttgatttttaatataatttaattttttttataaaatttttcTCACAATCATAGACAATCCATTAAAACATCACGGGAAATAAAGAAACtgtcaaaatattttttttaacttttttttcatCTCTATTTTATCTTTGTCTTGTTCTAACTCTCCCACCcatttttctttgtttgtgtatttttttctcttcctaGCTCTGTAGtgttcttttaattttctgatgtacaaaaaaaaaagaaactaccTTTTGGAGCAAGTGGATACTCATTTTTGGGTTCTCATGAAAATGTGCAGTTGCAGGTTTTTGAAATTCTGAAGAGAGATACCTTACCTCTTTTCTTCCAAgttttgattaaattaaattatataaaaatcagATTAATTATGATGAGAAAAATTCATGAAATAGTAGTGGTTGTATTTGTATACACACGATGTATATCTACTTCCAAATATGATGAATATATTTCCATAAAAATTATGATTATTCATAGTTCTAGATATGCATGGTGaagtttatttcaaaaaaaaaggatatgaatttttatatcaaataaatattgaaaaatattaattattttcatgtaatattccatttttaatatatttgttTAAGATTGGTGTCTATTTCATTAACCATGCTCATGGTTTTGGTCAAACTCACTTCTTATTGGTTACAAATCTTATTGTTACATATCTTTCCGGAGATCTATCGTACTACTTAGCATCATTCATtcctttaataattttttttaattaatactaaAATCATATTGTAAGAtttaactaattaattaattgattcaatcataataaatacaatatgatttataaatttaaattttttttctccttcggaaaactaaaatttaaatatatgctttcaatataaaattaaagtataaataatattaatacatatttattattttaatactcttatttaagtaaaatatataattaatgatttaaataaaataatattttaattcttGATGTCTTTAGTGAGTGCTTAAATTTAATaagttaattaataatattattaattttaattacattttaaaagaaaaaattattgaaaaaattatCAATGTATTATTCATTTGCTAAATTTCTTTAGAAAATACGGAAATTTCTATCAACCAaaagatattaaaaaaattgagaaatttaTATAATCTCCTAGCCTTAAAACAATGTTacaaaagaggaaaaaaaaaagacatcgaattttttttgtttagagAGATTCACTACCTCACTTAAGGAAAGAGTAATTTGGGGAGGGTGTGCGACACTCTCAACATTCAAATCAATGACTTCATCACTCCTAGTGTTGGAGCTTTCCTTATTAGACTTTCATACATTCATCGTCTTGGCATCCTTATTCTGAAAGATGCGATACACAGCCCAATTTATCGTCTGCAATTTAAATAACAAAGATTTTCAATGGTGAATACTTATGACAGGAAACAACTTGAATAATGATGAAACCTATCAACTAAGTGAACCAACCATTCTCATGATAATTCAAAAGACATTATTCTAAGATATTGCTTGGTAACGAAACTAAATATGACAAAATAGAGTGGAACAAAACATAACGAAGTGGAgcagaaaataatatttatgaCTTTTATATATGTAGTGTTTGTTTTTCTccacaataaaaaaaacttcattaGAAAATAAGtacaaatttaattacttataaAATTTTGTCATGTTTAGTCTTTTACTGAACGTAACAAATTAATCACAACATAATAATTCttttcacatatatatatatatatatatatatatatattttgatattttaaattatcaTAAATTATTGGCtctaaatttattaaaaaactacaaattttataaataaataaaaatgtataATTTTAGTTGTTAATATAGTTAAGATTTAAGAACATAATAATTTtagaaattattattttatactAATATTTATatgcataatttattttattatttcataaataAAAGGATTCAAAGTATAAATTAGAGGTTCTTTTTCCTAGTGAAATTAGTTTAAGAGAGTTGTTCTTATGTTTTTCATATTTCAAGGGAACCAAAACGTATTATTTGAGGATTGTTTTTCCAATGTTCTATTCCAttctaaaaatataataaacatcaCCTAAATTTCTACTCAATCTTGATGATTAATATGAAAATAGTCAACAAATTCTTGTATTCTAAATTCACCTTAATTGGGTCTGCGACTAACACAAGACGGAACTCATGCATCACCCATTTTGTCCTCCTAGCACATGATTCTTGAACTTCCCAAAAATTCAGGGTGTTCCTCTTCCCAGACACCTCATTATTTCCAGGGATAGgaacatcttttcctttctcaaTAACTCTCCATTGGCCACTCCCAGCAACTCTCTTGTCAATGTTTTTAAAGTCACGATCCATGGTGTTGTAAAAAAAGAACTTACACTCATAAAAAATCTTTTCATCTGCAAACACAAATTAAATTCAAAACCTCATCATTGTTGTTAAACTCCCACGTATACACTAGGACGTGGATTTTTTTTGCGGGACACAATGCTcgatttctaagttaaaaaaagGGTTATAAAAGATTAGAGTGTGTGTTCGATTTTCCATTGAGATACCTCAAGATCAATTTTGGTAGAGTAAAATCAATCATTGATGAAAATTTTGATGTTTGGTAATCAGTTTGGAGAATCGATTTTAGGCACCAAATGAATTATGTTAGACGCTAAAGAGCTTTCGCATTGAACATATTCAATTGTGAGATTTTATAATTGAATTTCacaatattatataataaaaatatttttttcacaaaTGTATTGAAATTTAAATAGCCAAAATCAGTCGTGGCAAACACTAATCTCAGCACACACTAAAGGACTCGTGGAATAGTTTAAAAGAgagatttaaaaaaatcacCAACCTCCTTCTGGTAGACTCCAAGGTTCAGTCTGAAAAACATCAAATCAGGGATTATTTGAATAGGAAGACGCTGAGAAAATACCCTCCTCTTCAAGTAGAATTCTACAAGAACCCCATCTGTGGGATCAAAAATATACCCAGGTAGCAACCTAAGAgtctcatcatcatcctcataaGTCATGATTAGGTCCTCCATGGCTTGCTTGAACTCTTTGGGTGAATAACTGTTAAAAACTTATGTGGTTTGCACATCAATTTATAATGCATTGTCATATTGACAACAAAGAATGATAATATTAATTCATTCTTCCTATAATGACCATTGTTCCCAAACAAAGAATGATA
This portion of the Lotus japonicus ecotype B-129 chromosome 3, LjGifu_v1.2 genome encodes:
- the LOC130743674 gene encoding NAC domain-containing protein 83-like, coding for MTYEDDDETLRLLPGYIFDPTDGVLVEFYLKRRVFSQRLPIQIIPDLMFFRLNLGVYQKEVDEKIFYECKFFFYNTMDRDFKNIDKRVAGSGQWRVIEKGKDVPIPGNNEVSGKRNTLNFWEVQESCARRTKWVMHEFRLVLVADPIKVNLEYKNLLTIFILIIKIE